TCCACATCGTGGTAACTGAGAAATAAGGAGGGATATGTAGTGGGTCAAAAGGTAAATCCGCACGGTCTTCGCGTTGGTATTATCAAAGACTGGGATTCGCGTTGGTACGCTGAGAAAGACTACGCAGATCTCCTTCATGAAGACTTCGTTATTCGTGAATACATCGAAAACAAAATGAAGGATGCTAGTATTTCTAAAGTAGAAATCGAACGCGCTGCAAATCGCGTGAACATTTCGCTTCACACTGCGAAACCAGGTATGGTTATCGGTAAGGGTGGTTCGGAAATCGAGTCACTCCGCAAAAACATCATCAAGCTTGCTGAAGGCAAACGTGTTCACATCAACGTTGTTGAAGTGAAAAACGCGGACGCTGTCGCTAAACTTGTTGCTGAAAACATCGCTCGTCAATTGGAAGGCCGTGTGTCATTCCGTCGTGCAATGAAGCAATCAATCCAACGTTCGATGCGCACTGGCATCAAAGGGATCAAAACAGAAGTTTCTGGTCGTCTTGGTGGCGCTGATATCGCTCGTTCAGAGAAGTACTCAGAAGGAACAGTTCCACTTCACACACTCCGTGCCGATATCGATTACGGAACAGCTGAAGCTGACACAACTTATGGTAAAATCGGAGTTAAAGTCTGGTTGTACCATGGTGAAGTTCTTCCAACAAAAAACAACACAGCTAAAAACGCTGAATAATAAACACTCTTTCAGGAAGGAGGCAACACACTATGTTGTTACCTAAACGCGTGAAATATCGTCGTGTACACCGTGGTAAAATGCGCGGAAATGCAAAACGCGGCACAACAGTACATTTCGGTGAATTCGGTCTCCAATCGCTCGAAGCGAGCTGGATCACAAACCGTCAAATCGAATCAGCACGTATCGCAATGACACGTTATATGAAACGTGGTGGTAAAGTGTGGATCAAGATCTTCCCACACAAGCCATACACGAAAAAGCCTCTCGAAGTCCGAATGGGTTCGGGTAAAGGTGCTCCAGAAGGCTGGGTGGCTGTAGTTAAGCCTGGCAAAGTAATGTTCGAAATCGCGGGTGTA
This sequence is a window from Exiguobacterium mexicanum. Protein-coding genes within it:
- the rpsC gene encoding 30S ribosomal protein S3 produces the protein MGQKVNPHGLRVGIIKDWDSRWYAEKDYADLLHEDFVIREYIENKMKDASISKVEIERAANRVNISLHTAKPGMVIGKGGSEIESLRKNIIKLAEGKRVHINVVEVKNADAVAKLVAENIARQLEGRVSFRRAMKQSIQRSMRTGIKGIKTEVSGRLGGADIARSEKYSEGTVPLHTLRADIDYGTAEADTTYGKIGVKVWLYHGEVLPTKNNTAKNAE
- the rplP gene encoding 50S ribosomal protein L16, with translation MLLPKRVKYRRVHRGKMRGNAKRGTTVHFGEFGLQSLEASWITNRQIESARIAMTRYMKRGGKVWIKIFPHKPYTKKPLEVRMGSGKGAPEGWVAVVKPGKVMFEIAGVSEEVAREALRLAAHKLPVKCKFVKREENGGDTNESN